The following coding sequences lie in one Pontibacter sp. G13 genomic window:
- a CDS encoding ABC transporter ATP-binding protein has product MRIFKSSAKSQAPGGSLSFKENLAALKHVPPFLKMIWATHKGMTFWNITLRVLQAGIPVTTLYIGKLIIDEIVRLYELGGGEKDYLWMLVAIELGLALINAALSRGISLLDALLGDLYSNKVSVQLMEHAANMDLPQFEHAEFYDKLERARRQTTNRVVMLSQILKQVQDIITMTFLAAGLVVFNPWLILLLVLAVIPAFISETHFNQKSYGLARNWTPQRRELDYLRYIGASDNTAKEVKIFGLEDFLKDRFSNLADQYYEENKRLSKSRAFWGFVFNSLGDLGYYAAYIVIILQTISGTISLGSLTFLTGSFSRLRGLLRGILSRFSTIAQSALYLQDLFDFLDMKPEIHSPESPLPFPNPIQSGFTFERVSFQYPGTDKYAIQDLSFHLQAGEKLALVGENGAGKTTLVKLLARLYDPSEGRILLDGKDLREYDLAELRQAIGVIFQDYVRFQFTVSDNIAVGQINERKNHPMIDHAAEKSLAKPVIESLPAGYDQMLGKRFSKGMELSGGQWQKVALGRAYMRSAQLLILDEPTAALDARAEYEVFERFSELTQDKMAVLISHRFSTVRMADRILVMTGGKMEEMGSHEELLAKGGLYAELFELQAQGYK; this is encoded by the coding sequence TTGCGCATATTCAAATCTTCTGCCAAATCACAAGCCCCTGGCGGTTCGCTGAGTTTCAAGGAAAACTTAGCGGCGCTCAAGCATGTCCCGCCCTTTCTGAAAATGATCTGGGCCACCCATAAGGGAATGACCTTTTGGAACATTACCCTTAGGGTGCTCCAAGCGGGAATTCCGGTCACCACCCTGTACATCGGCAAGCTGATTATCGACGAGATTGTCAGGTTGTACGAATTAGGTGGCGGTGAAAAAGACTACCTCTGGATGCTTGTAGCCATTGAATTGGGGCTAGCCCTGATCAATGCAGCATTGTCCCGCGGAATCTCCCTGCTAGATGCGTTGTTGGGGGATCTTTACAGCAATAAGGTTTCTGTGCAGCTCATGGAGCACGCGGCCAATATGGATCTACCCCAATTTGAGCATGCCGAATTCTATGACAAGCTCGAACGAGCCAGACGCCAGACGACCAATCGAGTAGTCATGCTCAGTCAAATTTTGAAGCAGGTCCAAGACATCATCACCATGACGTTTCTGGCTGCAGGTCTGGTCGTATTCAATCCTTGGCTGATATTGCTATTGGTACTCGCTGTGATTCCTGCCTTCATCAGCGAAACCCATTTCAATCAAAAGAGCTATGGACTCGCCCGCAACTGGACGCCTCAGCGCCGAGAGTTGGATTACCTCCGATACATTGGTGCTTCGGACAATACGGCCAAGGAGGTCAAGATCTTTGGGTTAGAAGATTTCCTTAAGGATCGATTCTCGAACTTGGCGGATCAATACTATGAGGAAAACAAGCGTTTGTCCAAATCTCGGGCATTCTGGGGGTTTGTTTTCAACAGCCTTGGCGATCTGGGGTATTATGCAGCTTATATCGTCATCATTTTGCAGACGATTTCCGGGACGATTTCCTTGGGTTCGCTCACGTTTTTGACGGGCTCATTTTCACGACTTCGCGGATTGCTTCGTGGGATATTGAGCAGATTCTCGACCATTGCCCAGAGCGCCCTTTACCTCCAAGATCTCTTTGACTTTTTGGACATGAAGCCTGAGATTCATTCTCCCGAATCTCCCTTGCCTTTTCCCAATCCAATTCAATCTGGTTTCACCTTCGAAAGGGTCAGTTTTCAATATCCGGGGACTGACAAATACGCTATCCAAGACTTGAGCTTTCACTTACAGGCGGGTGAAAAGTTGGCGCTGGTGGGAGAGAATGGCGCAGGAAAAACGACTTTGGTCAAGCTCCTTGCAAGGCTGTATGATCCGTCTGAAGGCCGAATCTTGCTTGATGGTAAAGACTTGCGAGAATATGACCTTGCGGAGCTACGTCAGGCAATCGGGGTCATTTTTCAGGATTATGTGCGGTTCCAATTTACCGTATCAGACAACATTGCTGTAGGCCAGATCAATGAGCGGAAGAATCATCCAATGATTGATCATGCAGCTGAGAAGAGTTTGGCCAAACCCGTCATCGAATCCCTTCCAGCTGGTTACGATCAAATGCTCGGCAAACGATTCTCCAAAGGAATGGAGCTTTCTGGAGGCCAATGGCAAAAGGTGGCGCTGGGTCGTGCCTACATGCGTTCGGCTCAATTGCTTATTTTGGATGAGCCCACTGCGGCGTTGGATGCCCGTGCTGAGTACGAGGTTTTTGAGCGATTTTCGGAATTGACGCAGGATAAAATGGCCGTCCTCATTTCCCACAGATTTTCCACCGTCCGGATGGCTGATCGCATTCTGGTCATGACAGGTGGAAAAATGGAAGAAATGGGTTCTCACGAAGAACTGCTTGCCAAAGGAGGATTGTACGCTGAACTCTTTGAATTACAGGCTCAAGGCTACAAATAG
- the fmt gene encoding methionyl-tRNA formyltransferase, whose amino-acid sequence MRIVFMGTPDFAVPSLDILVQAGHEIVAVVTVPDRKAGRGQKIISSPVKQYAESKNLPLLQPEKLRAPEFVQALEDLAPDLMIVVAFRMLPEMVWSIPKIGTFNLHASLLPDYRGAAPINWAIINGEKVTGATTFFIDKKIDTGNLLMSTKVEIPENWTAGDLHDELMVSGAKLVLETVKGLEAGALTPKPQDESAFKHHAPKIFKEDCRIDWSQSTESVYNKIRGLSPYPAAWTELAGKPVKLYRASKVIENHGTETGTIRIAQGLEVATSDGWIRIEELQIAGKKRMKTEDFLRGHKGDLDKMV is encoded by the coding sequence ATGCGCATTGTCTTCATGGGAACCCCTGATTTTGCGGTTCCATCCCTCGATATTCTTGTTCAAGCAGGTCACGAAATCGTGGCAGTAGTGACTGTCCCTGATCGTAAGGCCGGGCGTGGACAAAAGATCATTTCTTCTCCAGTGAAGCAATACGCGGAGTCCAAAAATCTTCCCCTTTTGCAACCGGAAAAGCTCCGAGCTCCCGAATTCGTGCAAGCATTGGAAGATTTGGCGCCGGATCTTATGATCGTGGTAGCCTTCAGAATGCTGCCCGAAATGGTTTGGAGCATCCCCAAGATTGGAACATTCAACCTCCACGCATCTCTACTGCCGGATTATCGCGGTGCTGCGCCCATCAACTGGGCCATCATCAATGGGGAAAAGGTCACCGGTGCAACTACCTTCTTCATTGACAAGAAGATCGACACAGGGAACCTGCTCATGTCTACCAAGGTGGAAATTCCCGAAAATTGGACAGCGGGTGATTTGCATGACGAACTGATGGTATCCGGAGCCAAGCTTGTACTGGAAACCGTCAAGGGATTGGAAGCTGGAGCACTCACTCCAAAGCCACAGGATGAATCTGCATTCAAACATCACGCACCGAAAATCTTCAAGGAGGATTGTCGAATTGATTGGTCCCAATCTACAGAATCCGTCTACAACAAAATCCGAGGGCTTAGCCCATACCCAGCAGCCTGGACTGAATTAGCGGGCAAGCCAGTCAAGCTATATCGCGCTTCCAAGGTCATAGAAAATCACGGAACTGAGACCGGAACCATTCGTATTGCTCAGGGGTTGGAAGTAGCCACCTCCGACGGATGGATTCGGATCGAGGAATTGCAGATTGCAGGCAAAAAACGCATGAAGACCGAAGATTTTCTACGAGGCCACAAGGGAGATTTGGACAAAATGGTATAA
- a CDS encoding patatin-like phospholipase family protein, with protein sequence MEDQLSPRQGQGIALALSGGGTRGIAHIGVLQALVEAGIPIQALSGTSAGSLVGVLYAAGYQPSEMLDIFKETSLLRLFKVSVPQVGLVDNSYLIEKLATLIPADNFSALKKPFHVCIANLTKGKAEMISSGPLFEVLAISCSIPILFKTRVLNGDVYADGGVINNLPIEPLKTYGSEVIGVNVAPVRARNTSDLGSMMDIGYRVLDLVMWGNVSAKLDQMAYLIEPQVAKYGFFDLRHAEELFERGYEEAQKYVPKIRQLVNTRNSFSD encoded by the coding sequence ATGGAGGATCAACTTTCACCTAGACAGGGGCAAGGAATAGCACTGGCCCTATCAGGAGGCGGGACAAGAGGCATTGCCCACATCGGGGTATTGCAAGCCCTCGTGGAGGCTGGAATTCCCATCCAAGCTTTATCTGGGACCAGCGCTGGATCGCTTGTAGGGGTATTGTATGCCGCAGGCTATCAGCCTTCAGAAATGCTGGATATATTCAAGGAGACCTCATTGTTAAGGCTGTTTAAGGTTTCAGTTCCTCAGGTAGGATTGGTCGACAACTCCTATCTCATCGAAAAGCTGGCAACCTTGATTCCTGCGGATAATTTTTCTGCACTGAAGAAACCCTTCCATGTGTGTATTGCCAATTTGACCAAAGGAAAGGCTGAAATGATTTCCAGTGGCCCGTTGTTCGAAGTACTGGCCATATCTTGCTCCATCCCCATCTTATTCAAAACAAGAGTGCTAAATGGCGATGTGTATGCAGATGGTGGGGTCATCAACAACCTTCCCATAGAGCCATTGAAGACCTATGGAAGTGAAGTGATTGGGGTGAATGTGGCGCCTGTAAGAGCTCGGAATACAAGCGATTTGGGAAGTATGATGGATATCGGCTATCGCGTCCTAGACCTGGTGATGTGGGGGAATGTGTCTGCTAAGTTGGATCAAATGGCTTATTTGATTGAACCTCAGGTGGCAAAGTATGGGTTCTTTGATCTGAGGCATGCTGAGGAATTGTTTGAGCGGGGATATGAAGAGGCCCAAAAATACGTGCCCAAAATTCGGCAACTTGTCAATACTCGTAATTCCTTCTCGGATTGA
- a CDS encoding Ig-like domain-containing protein, producing the protein MRRMYRFCVGFMAIFLLVNGHLFGQFRPSVGTTFPNQHASRLACDTYITASLKFPFESNRLNWESVSDQSIKLYPKGKPRSALAIDFQYEEGLRYLTIYPLEPFDPLTTYILEFTDQVQDDHGYKFLPYRLEFSTGDCDRPVDLASTIELDPSYEPPPTTHVGVFAAKLVGATTELRWESSSEFMVDHFVIEKSETGAHFRPWRSFTPKGDIHEQANYLVRDSFPAFGATYYRLSYSEYPKEVIVDTVKVFKPKVQFLQRFLGLDQPIELECVLEETWGFAAMISDDRGRQVLRRAGTVPSGRQVVEISLEGLSPGVYRISLFIGPYQLQHKVQIGS; encoded by the coding sequence ATGCGTCGAATGTACCGATTTTGTGTCGGGTTCATGGCGATTTTTCTTCTGGTGAATGGGCACCTTTTCGGCCAGTTTCGACCGAGTGTCGGGACAACATTTCCCAACCAACACGCAAGCCGGTTGGCTTGTGACACCTATATAACCGCCTCACTCAAGTTTCCGTTCGAGTCCAATCGACTCAATTGGGAGTCCGTTTCTGACCAAAGCATCAAACTTTACCCCAAAGGAAAGCCTCGCTCAGCGCTTGCAATTGATTTTCAGTATGAGGAAGGATTGCGGTATCTGACGATTTATCCTCTGGAACCATTTGATCCGTTGACGACCTATATTCTGGAGTTTACAGATCAAGTCCAAGATGATCATGGGTACAAGTTTCTGCCTTATCGACTGGAGTTTTCCACAGGAGACTGCGACCGCCCCGTGGATCTGGCTTCGACTATTGAGCTTGATCCTTCCTACGAACCACCTCCTACGACTCATGTTGGGGTTTTTGCAGCTAAACTGGTGGGGGCAACTACCGAATTGAGATGGGAATCGAGTAGTGAATTTATGGTAGATCACTTTGTGATAGAGAAGAGCGAGACAGGAGCCCATTTCCGACCATGGCGCTCATTTACGCCGAAGGGAGATATTCATGAGCAAGCCAATTATTTGGTGCGGGACAGCTTCCCTGCATTTGGAGCTACCTATTATAGATTGTCCTACTCTGAATATCCCAAGGAGGTCATCGTGGATACCGTAAAAGTTTTCAAGCCCAAGGTTCAATTTCTACAAAGATTCTTGGGACTGGATCAGCCGATCGAACTGGAATGTGTGCTGGAAGAAACTTGGGGATTTGCCGCCATGATTTCCGATGATCGAGGCAGGCAGGTACTCCGAAGAGCGGGAACAGTTCCAAGCGGACGTCAGGTGGTAGAAATTTCTTTGGAGGGATTGTCTCCGGGGGTATACCGAATCAGCCTATTCATTGGACCTTATCAGCTCCAGCATAAGGTCCAAATTGGTAGCTAA
- a CDS encoding beta-ketoacyl-ACP synthase III: MPRSKIAGLGFYVPKNVVTNDDLAQRIDTSDEWIRERSGIQERRYFTPGEDTVANMGARAAQMALDRAGLKAEDIDFIIFATLNPDYFFPGSGVLLQRELGINHLGTPALDIRNQCSGFIYGLSIADQFIKTGMYKNVLMVGSEIHSSGLDFSDEGRAVTVLFGDGAGAVVLSATDEEDKGILTTKLHADGEQAEKLAVLAPTANEERHISKEMIDDRRVFPVMNGRYVFKFAVEKFPEVIMEALNETGYKTEDIDLFVPHQANLRIAEAVRKTLGLPPEKVHNNIMKYGNTTAASIPIALNEAWELGKVKEGDLVCLAAFGSGFTWASALIRW, from the coding sequence ATGCCTCGTTCAAAAATTGCCGGCCTAGGTTTTTATGTACCCAAGAATGTCGTGACCAACGACGACCTGGCCCAGCGTATCGACACCTCCGACGAATGGATTCGTGAGCGGTCCGGTATTCAGGAACGTAGATATTTCACCCCCGGAGAAGATACCGTAGCCAACATGGGTGCGCGCGCTGCACAAATGGCACTCGACCGTGCAGGCCTCAAAGCAGAAGATATTGACTTCATCATATTCGCCACGTTGAACCCGGACTATTTCTTCCCTGGTTCAGGCGTTTTGCTTCAACGCGAGTTGGGCATCAATCACCTCGGTACCCCAGCCTTGGATATCCGCAACCAGTGTTCTGGCTTTATCTATGGCTTGTCCATCGCCGATCAGTTCATCAAGACTGGGATGTACAAAAACGTCCTGATGGTAGGATCTGAGATTCATTCTTCCGGATTGGATTTCTCTGATGAAGGCCGTGCAGTGACTGTTCTCTTTGGGGATGGTGCTGGTGCAGTGGTCCTTTCTGCGACGGATGAGGAGGATAAGGGCATCTTGACCACCAAGCTTCATGCTGATGGTGAGCAAGCGGAAAAATTGGCAGTCCTCGCTCCTACCGCCAATGAGGAGCGCCATATAAGCAAGGAGATGATCGATGATCGTCGCGTATTCCCTGTGATGAATGGTCGCTATGTATTCAAATTCGCAGTGGAGAAATTCCCTGAGGTGATCATGGAAGCCTTGAATGAAACCGGCTACAAAACAGAAGATATTGACTTGTTTGTACCGCATCAGGCCAATCTCCGGATTGCGGAAGCTGTCCGCAAGACCTTGGGATTGCCGCCAGAGAAGGTGCACAACAACATCATGAAATATGGAAACACCACTGCCGCATCCATCCCGATTGCCTTGAACGAGGCTTGGGAATTGGGCAAAGTCAAGGAAGGCGATCTCGTCTGTTTGGCTGCTTTCGGGTCCGGCTTTACGTGGGCTTCCGCATTGATTCGTTGGTAG
- a CDS encoding YggS family pyridoxal phosphate-dependent enzyme, with the protein MSISANLQQIRERIASAAQAAGRKPESVQLIAVSKTKPMEMIREAYEASQSVFGENKVQELREKHPALPDAKWHMIGTLQRNKVKYIAPFIDLIHSVDSPRLLAEISKQAAKHERVIDCLLQINISHEDSKSGMEPSEAREILIGLDEYPNVQIVGLMGMAEFSSDETLVRGQFANLRAAKEQLESIQHPRVALKELSMGMSGDFEWAIAEGSTMVRVGSSIFGQRNYSV; encoded by the coding sequence ATGTCCATTTCCGCCAACCTTCAGCAAATCCGTGAACGCATCGCCTCTGCAGCCCAAGCAGCTGGCCGTAAGCCTGAAAGTGTCCAATTGATTGCGGTTTCCAAAACCAAACCGATGGAGATGATTCGCGAAGCTTATGAAGCCTCACAATCTGTCTTTGGGGAAAACAAGGTGCAAGAACTCAGAGAAAAGCATCCAGCACTTCCTGATGCCAAATGGCACATGATCGGAACGCTTCAGCGAAATAAGGTCAAATACATCGCCCCTTTCATCGACCTCATCCATTCTGTGGACTCTCCTAGGTTGCTGGCAGAGATCAGCAAGCAAGCCGCTAAACATGAGCGGGTCATCGATTGTCTGCTTCAGATCAATATCTCCCACGAAGATTCCAAAAGTGGCATGGAACCTTCCGAAGCACGAGAAATCCTAATAGGCCTCGATGAGTACCCAAATGTCCAAATCGTCGGATTGATGGGGATGGCTGAATTCTCTTCTGATGAAACGCTCGTGAGAGGTCAATTTGCCAACTTGAGAGCTGCCAAGGAACAATTGGAATCCATTCAACATCCTCGGGTGGCTTTGAAAGAGCTTTCGATGGGAATGTCAGGAGATTTTGAGTGGGCAATCGCAGAAGGCTCCACCATGGTCCGTGTGGGAAGTTCCATTTTCGGACAACGCAATTATTCCGTCTAA
- a CDS encoding endonuclease V, which produces MNQVPTAWKSQLVELAQQVDIPVGATQTVASGALLATFDIQYESDSAFVAVDLIRLPDQSVDQFVGKFAVTAPYVPRYFSFREGPPILGMLKWLRESQGLIPDLILIDGHGIAHPLKMGVATYVGILANVPAVGCAKDPLLQQPFELDEAQGSICPMWLEHEQVGIAFRSRAGVKPIFLSPGHRISLESTAELAHILNGPFRILPPIRRADQLARQAARREVSCDFISSENA; this is translated from the coding sequence ATGAATCAAGTCCCAACAGCATGGAAATCGCAGCTGGTGGAGCTAGCCCAACAGGTGGACATTCCGGTCGGCGCTACCCAGACTGTAGCCAGCGGCGCACTTCTGGCTACATTTGATATTCAATATGAATCGGATTCGGCCTTCGTGGCGGTGGACCTTATTCGGTTGCCGGACCAGTCAGTTGACCAATTTGTAGGGAAATTTGCGGTCACTGCTCCATACGTCCCTAGATACTTTTCTTTTCGAGAGGGGCCGCCCATTTTGGGAATGCTCAAGTGGTTGCGTGAATCACAAGGGCTCATTCCGGATTTGATTTTGATTGACGGACATGGGATTGCCCATCCGCTCAAAATGGGCGTGGCGACTTATGTGGGAATTTTAGCTAATGTTCCTGCGGTTGGATGTGCCAAAGACCCACTTCTTCAGCAACCCTTCGAATTGGATGAAGCGCAAGGGAGTATATGTCCGATGTGGTTGGAGCATGAACAAGTGGGGATAGCGTTTCGAAGTAGAGCAGGCGTCAAACCCATTTTCCTCAGTCCCGGGCATCGCATTTCATTGGAATCGACCGCCGAGCTGGCACATATCCTAAACGGCCCATTCCGGATTCTTCCTCCCATTCGCCGTGCAGACCAACTTGCCAGACAAGCCGCAAGAAGAGAGGTGAGCTGTGATTTCATTTCCTCGGAAAACGCATAG
- a CDS encoding GMC family oxidoreductase, with product MADMEYDAIVVGSGISGGWAAKELTEKGLKVLLLERGPNVRHVQDYKNATKAPWEFPHRGGRTEQMVKDNPVLKRNYPLNEKNLDWWASDKDCPYTEVKRFDWYRGYQVGGRSLLWGRQSYRWSDLDFEANANDGIAVDWPVRYKDIAPWYDYVEQFAGINGNQDGIPHLPDGQFLPPMEMNCVEKDVAARIKKVYKGKRHMIIGRSANLTASLPGRAQCQYRNKCWLGCPYGATFSTQSSTLPAAMATGNLTLRPDSIVTQVLYDKDKQRATGVEVLDAETNQTYEYKAKIVFLNASTINSTWILMNSATDIWPEGLGSSSGELGHNLMDHHLSIGASGTFEGYEDQYYRGRRPNGIYIPRYRNMYGEQRDYIRGFGYQGRATRSDWRRHVAEYGVGLELKQALMEPGPWQMGIGGFGEILPYHENKISLDKTRTDKWGLNIVAIDAELKENELKMRKDMLQDAIDMLEAAGAQNVSGSDRDTTMGRGIHEMGTARMGRDPKTSVLNKWNQVWDAPNVFVTDGAFMTSAACQNPSLTYMAFTARAADYAVKELKKMNL from the coding sequence ATGGCAGACATGGAATATGATGCAATCGTCGTTGGATCTGGGATCAGCGGCGGTTGGGCAGCCAAGGAACTGACCGAAAAAGGACTGAAGGTACTTTTGCTTGAGCGGGGGCCAAATGTACGTCACGTACAGGATTACAAAAACGCTACAAAAGCCCCATGGGAATTTCCCCATCGAGGCGGGCGGACCGAGCAAATGGTCAAGGATAATCCTGTCCTCAAACGCAACTATCCGCTCAATGAAAAAAACTTGGACTGGTGGGCCAGTGACAAAGATTGCCCCTACACGGAGGTCAAGCGATTTGACTGGTACAGAGGCTATCAGGTCGGTGGTCGTTCCTTACTTTGGGGACGCCAGAGCTACAGATGGAGCGATCTGGATTTTGAGGCAAATGCCAATGACGGCATAGCAGTGGACTGGCCTGTACGCTACAAGGATATAGCTCCTTGGTATGATTACGTAGAGCAATTTGCCGGAATCAATGGTAACCAAGATGGCATTCCACACCTTCCTGATGGACAATTTCTCCCCCCCATGGAGATGAACTGTGTGGAAAAAGACGTAGCTGCACGGATCAAAAAAGTCTACAAAGGCAAGCGACACATGATCATCGGTCGCTCGGCGAATTTGACGGCTTCCCTCCCCGGTCGAGCACAGTGCCAGTACCGAAACAAATGCTGGTTGGGATGTCCGTACGGCGCAACATTCTCTACCCAATCCTCTACCCTTCCCGCTGCTATGGCAACGGGAAATCTCACCTTGAGACCTGACTCCATTGTCACCCAAGTGCTGTATGACAAGGACAAACAACGTGCTACAGGCGTAGAAGTATTGGATGCAGAGACTAATCAGACCTACGAATACAAAGCTAAAATTGTCTTCCTAAATGCCTCCACCATCAATTCCACGTGGATACTGATGAACTCTGCCACCGACATTTGGCCAGAAGGATTGGGGAGCAGCAGTGGAGAATTGGGGCACAACCTCATGGATCACCACCTCTCGATTGGGGCTAGCGGCACCTTCGAAGGATACGAGGATCAATACTATCGAGGAAGACGCCCCAACGGAATCTACATTCCCCGCTATCGCAACATGTACGGCGAGCAGCGAGACTATATCCGCGGATTCGGATATCAAGGACGCGCAACAAGATCTGACTGGAGACGCCATGTGGCGGAATACGGAGTCGGACTAGAGCTCAAGCAGGCATTGATGGAGCCCGGTCCTTGGCAAATGGGGATCGGAGGATTCGGAGAGATTCTCCCCTACCACGAGAATAAAATTTCGCTCGACAAGACCCGTACCGACAAATGGGGCTTGAATATCGTTGCCATTGACGCCGAGTTGAAGGAAAACGAGCTCAAGATGCGGAAGGACATGCTTCAGGATGCCATCGATATGCTTGAAGCAGCAGGTGCCCAGAATGTATCCGGAAGCGACCGAGACACTACGATGGGTCGAGGCATCCACGAAATGGGAACTGCTCGTATGGGGCGCGATCCCAAGACCTCCGTACTCAATAAATGGAATCAAGTCTGGGATGCCCCGAATGTCTTTGTCACGGATGGAGCTTTCATGACTTCGGCAGCCTGCCAGAATCCATCATTGACCTACATGGCCTTCACAGCGAGAGCAGCAGATTATGCGGTCAAGGAACTCAAGAAAATGAATCTCTAA
- a CDS encoding multicopper oxidase domain-containing protein, with the protein MNLVTRPFACLCWMLVGILPTIAQPTFQNKAPIPKIYDASEDTVKLVMQQFFSHQFNPANPTDTLNGLETWAYNVQGDTSATIFGPTIKWHTGESTLLQVINQLPQPTTTHWHGAEVPAQFDGGPHQPIHPDSTWYVNFTNLDSSSTMWYHPHYHNNTYPQVQMGLSGMIISEQATDPIRDVLPQTYGKDDIPVILSDLRVIWDSTLNPPRRKIDTLKSKRPINVVNGVTDPYFEVPAHYVRLRILNGSTRKGTMFGISDSYTGDSSSLKPFILVATDGGYTIQPDTLTMLLIGPGARAELLLDLRDYAVGDSLYLRNMNQYMPGFIVGSPFLSPLGGGGDSTAGEAFMQMKIIADPQDYTPVDTFPGFTSMWDPSLQDTIGLDTQRLKTFVFWGKGKGFTIDSTTFNMMRIDDTVCVGNKEIWTIHNPTAIAHPFHIHKIFFRILDIQDSTGTLLDLNARGLNGPKDDILVQPGWRVRFLAKFDDYPNPIQANLSYMYHCHILTHEDSLGGGMMKQFVVTNEGPCARSNSIYDRLAQDWKLYPNPASETLFLQADMEYPSEVTIIDLQGRVVRQEKLGPIEGLAPIDVSHLKTGFYLVRWSNPLGWDTRKVLIQER; encoded by the coding sequence ATGAATCTAGTTACCAGACCTTTCGCATGTTTATGCTGGATGTTGGTAGGAATCCTTCCGACCATTGCCCAGCCTACCTTCCAAAACAAAGCTCCAATCCCCAAGATCTACGACGCCAGCGAGGACACTGTCAAGCTGGTCATGCAGCAGTTTTTCAGCCATCAATTCAATCCCGCCAATCCAACAGACACCCTCAATGGTTTGGAAACGTGGGCCTACAATGTTCAAGGGGATACCTCTGCAACGATTTTTGGGCCTACCATCAAGTGGCACACCGGCGAGTCTACGCTTTTGCAGGTAATCAACCAATTGCCCCAGCCCACGACTACGCATTGGCATGGAGCCGAAGTCCCCGCTCAGTTTGACGGTGGACCACACCAGCCCATTCACCCAGATTCCACCTGGTATGTCAATTTCACCAACCTAGACAGTAGTTCGACCATGTGGTATCATCCCCATTACCATAACAACACCTATCCGCAAGTACAGATGGGGCTCTCGGGCATGATCATTTCGGAACAGGCAACCGATCCAATCCGGGATGTCCTTCCCCAGACCTATGGAAAGGATGATATTCCCGTCATCCTTTCAGACTTGCGCGTGATCTGGGATTCCACCCTGAATCCTCCCCGCCGAAAAATCGACACCCTCAAGAGCAAGCGCCCCATCAATGTCGTCAATGGGGTGACTGATCCGTACTTCGAGGTTCCCGCCCATTATGTCCGGCTCCGAATCCTCAATGGTTCCACCCGAAAAGGAACGATGTTCGGGATCAGCGATTCTTACACGGGAGACAGTAGTTCACTCAAACCATTCATTTTGGTGGCCACAGATGGAGGATACACGATTCAGCCAGACACCTTGACCATGCTTCTGATCGGTCCGGGTGCAAGGGCGGAGCTGCTGTTGGATCTGCGAGACTACGCAGTGGGCGATAGCCTGTATCTGCGGAATATGAATCAGTACATGCCGGGCTTCATCGTGGGTAGCCCATTCCTCTCGCCGCTTGGAGGGGGCGGAGATTCCACCGCGGGTGAAGCATTCATGCAGATGAAGATCATTGCCGATCCACAAGATTATACACCCGTAGACACGTTCCCGGGATTTACATCCATGTGGGACCCCAGTCTTCAGGACACCATCGGGCTGGATACTCAACGATTGAAGACCTTCGTATTTTGGGGAAAAGGCAAAGGCTTTACCATCGATAGCACCACCTTCAACATGATGCGAATCGACGATACCGTATGTGTTGGCAACAAGGAGATTTGGACGATCCACAATCCAACAGCGATTGCCCACCCCTTTCATATTCACAAGATCTTCTTCCGAATTTTGGACATTCAAGATTCCACGGGGACTTTGCTTGACTTGAATGCTAGAGGACTAAACGGACCTAAGGATGATATTTTGGTTCAACCGGGATGGCGAGTTCGGTTTCTAGCCAAATTCGATGATTACCCCAATCCCATTCAAGCCAATCTCAGCTACATGTACCATTGCCATATCTTAACCCACGAGGACTCTCTTGGAGGGGGAATGATGAAGCAATTTGTCGTCACCAATGAAGGTCCTTGCGCACGATCCAATTCCATCTATGATCGCTTGGCACAAGACTGGAAACTGTATCCCAACCCCGCCAGTGAAACGCTATTCCTGCAAGCAGACATGGAATATCCTTCTGAAGTGACCATCATCGATCTACAAGGAAGAGTGGTCAGGCAGGAGAAGTTGGGCCCCATCGAAGGGCTAGCTCCCATTGATGTATCTCACCTGAAGACTGGATTTTATTTGGTTCGATGGTCCAATCCATTGGGCTGGGACACTCGAAAAGTATTGATCCAAGAGAGATAA